One Salarias fasciatus chromosome 22, fSalaFa1.1, whole genome shotgun sequence DNA segment encodes these proteins:
- the LOC115409494 gene encoding cyclic GMP-AMP synthase isoform X1, translated as MFILRVVSPIVKSNRTMQKNGDANKKESPPNVTPVRPVQRAQQEQSEKPLDPEQLILNSPQLADQIKSTVNDLKIRQEDRSWAADLVNDFRENLLKFLRSSTDQPIFQSADFLNTGSYFEKVKISSPNEFDMMLTLQVSTRLNLTPLDDGLFYRIDLTRPTRTPIQAFLMEDELTLSSSRILGEMYRLVRKFLKTYKVPNDCYHWEVNKKKPYSPAVTLSLCKPENGSDELISVDVVPALEVQSWPNAVRGGPNVENWLGKKARQEIRSLPCYFVPKRRKLARNLSEEAKSDAKESWRISFSHIEKRFMAAHGNKKTCCESKSTKCCRKQCLMLLKLLIERLKHCFPKELDALCSYHGKTAFFHTLSARYSDSQWAKKDLPICFIHLVDAFEDHAHRGVLPHFFVPQCNLFSPDAFPRKALTFLVDVLKEQKKEGLPLLKPPAPAPAPPLKPETVSAETFAELAAENSFSPSWFPSVDSSFITKIIPVLMLVFLAVLFHVALKGNQDRH; from the exons ATGTTT ATCCTGAGAGTTGTGAGCCCTATCGTTAAGTCAAACAGGACGATGCAGAAAAATGGGGACGCCAATAAAAAGGAGAGTCCTCCTAATGTCACACCAGTGAGACCAGTCCAGAGAGCTCAACAGGAACAATCAG AGAAACCTTTGGACCCTGAGCAGCTGATCCTCAACTCCCCACAACTTGCTGATCAGATTAAATCTACCGTCAATGACCTGAAGATCCGGCAAGAAGATCGGTCCTGGGCTGCAGATTTGGTCAACGACTTCCGGGAAAATCTTTTGAAGTTCCTGAGGAGCAGCACTGATCAACCCATCTTCCAGTCAGCAGATTTCCTCAACACTGGCAGCTATTTTGAGAAAGTGAAG ATCTCCAGTCCAAATGAGTTCGATATGATGCTGACGCTTCAGGTGTCAACGCGCCTCAACCTGACGCCACTTGATGATGGACTCTTCTACCGCATCGACCTCACTCGACCGACTCGGACCCCCATACAGGCCTTTCTCATGGAGGATGAGCTCACGTTGTCCTCAAGCAGGATCCTAGGAGAGATGTATAGGCTGGTCCGCAAGTTCCTCAAGACCTACAAAG TGCCGAACGATTGTTACCACTGGGAGGTGAACAAGAAGAAACCGTACTCTCCTGCCGTCACTTTGTCCCTGTGCAAACCTGAGAACGGCAGTGATGAGCTGATCTCTGTGGACGTGGTTCCTGCGCTTGAG GTTCAAAGTTGGCCGAATGCCGTTCGCGGTGGCCCAAATGTGGAAAACTGGCTGGGGAAGAAAGCTCGCCAAGAGATCAGAAGTTTGCCCTGTTACTTTGTACCAAAGAGGCGCAAACTAGCACGAAACCTCAGTGAGGAAGCCAAGAGTGATGCCAAAG AAAGTTGGAGGATATCTTTCTCTCACATTGAGAAGAGGTTCATGGCGGCACATGGCAACAAGAAAACCTGCTGTGAGAGTAAATCCACTAAATGCTGCCG GAAGCAGTGCCTGATGCTGCTGAAATTGCTGATTGAACGTTTGAAACACTGTTTTCCCAAAGAGCTGGACGCTCTCTGCTCGTACCATGGAAAGACGGCCTTCTTCCACACCCTCTCTGCCAG ATACAGCGACTCCCAGTGGGCTAAAAAGGACCTCCCCATCTGCTTCATTCACCTTGTTGATGCTTTCGAGGATCATGCGCACCGAGGTGTCCTCCCTCACTTCTTCGTCCCTCAATGCAACCTTTTCTCCCCGGATGCGTTCCCCCGCAAGGCGCTGACATTCCTTGTTGATGTcctgaaagagcagaagaaagaaggtctgcctctgctgaaacctccagctccagctccagctccacctctaAAACCAGAGACTGTTTCAGCGGAGACGTTTGCTGAGCTGGCCGCTGAAAATTCCTTCTCGCCCAGTTGGTTTCCTTCAGTGGATTCTTCATTCATCACAAAAATAATCCCAGTGCTAATGTTGGTTTTCTtagctgttttatttcatgtagCACTGAAGGGAAATCAGGATAGACACTGA
- the LOC115409113 gene encoding elongation factor 1-alpha-like has translation MGKEKNHINIVVIGHVDSGKSTTTGHLIYKCGGIDKRAIEKFEKEAAEMGKGSFKYAWVLDKLKAERERGITIDIALWKFETNKYYVTVIDAPGHRDFIKNMITGTSQADCAVLIVAAGVGEFEAGISSNGQTREHALLAYTLGVKQLIIGVNKMDSTNPPYSENRFNEIKKEVSTYIKKIGYNPAEVVFVPISGWHGDNMIDKTEKMPWYKGWSITRKQGEVTGGTLFDALDSIQVPTRPFQKPLRLPLQDVYKIGGIGTVPVGRVETGIIKPGMVVTFAPPNLTTEVKSVEMHHESLPEALPGDNVGFNIKNVSVKEIRRGNVAGDSKNDPPMAAENFTAQVIILNHPGQICQGYAPVLDCHTAHIACKFNELKEKVDRRSGKKIEDNPKALKSGDAAIVTMVPGKPICVESFSEYPPLGRFAVRDMRQTVAVGVIKKVEKITATQGKVTKAAQKAEKRK, from the exons ATGGGAAAGGAAAAGAACCACATCAACATTGTGGTCATTGGCCACGTGGACTCCGGCAAGTCCACCACCACCGGCCACCTGATCTACAAGTGCGGAGGGATCGACAAGAGAGCCATTGAGAAGTTCGAGAAAGAGGCAGCTGAG ATGGGCAAGGGCTCCTTCAAGTACGCCTGGGTGCTGGACAAGCTGAAAGCCGAGCGTGAGCGTGGTATCACCATCGACATTGCTCTGTGGAAGTTTGAGACCAACAAGTACTATGTGACTGTCATTGATGCCCCTGGACACAGGGATTTCATCAAGAACATGATCACTGGTACCTCTCAG GCTGACTGTGCCGTGCTGATTGTTGCTGCTGGTGTCGGTGAGTTTGAGGCTGGTATCTCCTCGAACGGTCAGACTCGTGAGCACGCCCTGCTGGCCTACACTCTGGGTGTCAAGCAGCTCATTATTGGAGTGAACAAGATGGACTCCACTAATCCCCCTTACAGCGAGAATCGTTTTAATGAGATCAAGAAGGAAGTGAGCACCTACATCAAGAAGATTGGCTACAATCCTGCCGAGGTTGTGTTTGTCCCCATCTCTGGCTGGCATGGTGACAACATGATCGATAAAACTGAAAAG aTGCCCTGGTACAAGGGATGGTCTATTACCCGCAAGCAGGGCGAAGTCACTGGCGGTACTCTGTTTGATGCCCTGGACTCCATCCAGGTACCTACACGGCCATTTCAGAAGCCTCTTCGTCTGCCCCTGCAGGACGTCTACAAAATTGGTG GTATCGGAACCGTACCTGTTGGCCGTGTTGAGACCGGCATCATCAAGCCTGGTATGGTTGTCACCTTCGCTCCTCCCAACCTGACCACTGAGGTGAAGTCTGTGGAGATGCACCACGAGTCTCTGCCCGAGGCTCTGCCCGGTGATAACGTCGGCTTCAACATTAAAAACGTGTCCGTCAAGGAAATCCGTCGTGGAAACGTGGCTGGTGACAGTAAGAATGACCCACCGATGGCAGCAGAAAATTTCACTGCTCAG GTCATCATTCTGAACCACCCCGGGCAGATCTGCCAGGGTTATGCCCCTGTGCTGGACTGTCACACTGCTCACATCGCCTGCAAGTTCAACGAGCTCAAGGAGAAGGTTGACCGCCGTTCTGGCAAAAAGATTGAGGACAACCCCAAAGCTCTGAAGTCTGGAGATGCTGCCATTGTCACCATGGTGCCTGGAAAACCTATTTGTGTTGAGAGCTTCTCTGAATATCCTCCTCTCG GTCGTTTTGCTGTGCGTGACATGAGGCAGACCGTAGCTGTCGGTGTCATCAAGAAAGTTGAGAAGATTACCGCCACACAGGGAAAGGTCACCAAAGCCGCACAGAAGGCCGAAAAGAGGAAATGA
- the LOC115409494 gene encoding cyclic GMP-AMP synthase isoform X2 yields the protein MQKNGDANKKESPPNVTPVRPVQRAQQEQSEKPLDPEQLILNSPQLADQIKSTVNDLKIRQEDRSWAADLVNDFRENLLKFLRSSTDQPIFQSADFLNTGSYFEKVKISSPNEFDMMLTLQVSTRLNLTPLDDGLFYRIDLTRPTRTPIQAFLMEDELTLSSSRILGEMYRLVRKFLKTYKVPNDCYHWEVNKKKPYSPAVTLSLCKPENGSDELISVDVVPALEVQSWPNAVRGGPNVENWLGKKARQEIRSLPCYFVPKRRKLARNLSEEAKSDAKESWRISFSHIEKRFMAAHGNKKTCCESKSTKCCRKQCLMLLKLLIERLKHCFPKELDALCSYHGKTAFFHTLSARYSDSQWAKKDLPICFIHLVDAFEDHAHRGVLPHFFVPQCNLFSPDAFPRKALTFLVDVLKEQKKEGLPLLKPPAPAPAPPLKPETVSAETFAELAAENSFSPSWFPSVDSSFITKIIPVLMLVFLAVLFHVALKGNQDRH from the exons ATGCAGAAAAATGGGGACGCCAATAAAAAGGAGAGTCCTCCTAATGTCACACCAGTGAGACCAGTCCAGAGAGCTCAACAGGAACAATCAG AGAAACCTTTGGACCCTGAGCAGCTGATCCTCAACTCCCCACAACTTGCTGATCAGATTAAATCTACCGTCAATGACCTGAAGATCCGGCAAGAAGATCGGTCCTGGGCTGCAGATTTGGTCAACGACTTCCGGGAAAATCTTTTGAAGTTCCTGAGGAGCAGCACTGATCAACCCATCTTCCAGTCAGCAGATTTCCTCAACACTGGCAGCTATTTTGAGAAAGTGAAG ATCTCCAGTCCAAATGAGTTCGATATGATGCTGACGCTTCAGGTGTCAACGCGCCTCAACCTGACGCCACTTGATGATGGACTCTTCTACCGCATCGACCTCACTCGACCGACTCGGACCCCCATACAGGCCTTTCTCATGGAGGATGAGCTCACGTTGTCCTCAAGCAGGATCCTAGGAGAGATGTATAGGCTGGTCCGCAAGTTCCTCAAGACCTACAAAG TGCCGAACGATTGTTACCACTGGGAGGTGAACAAGAAGAAACCGTACTCTCCTGCCGTCACTTTGTCCCTGTGCAAACCTGAGAACGGCAGTGATGAGCTGATCTCTGTGGACGTGGTTCCTGCGCTTGAG GTTCAAAGTTGGCCGAATGCCGTTCGCGGTGGCCCAAATGTGGAAAACTGGCTGGGGAAGAAAGCTCGCCAAGAGATCAGAAGTTTGCCCTGTTACTTTGTACCAAAGAGGCGCAAACTAGCACGAAACCTCAGTGAGGAAGCCAAGAGTGATGCCAAAG AAAGTTGGAGGATATCTTTCTCTCACATTGAGAAGAGGTTCATGGCGGCACATGGCAACAAGAAAACCTGCTGTGAGAGTAAATCCACTAAATGCTGCCG GAAGCAGTGCCTGATGCTGCTGAAATTGCTGATTGAACGTTTGAAACACTGTTTTCCCAAAGAGCTGGACGCTCTCTGCTCGTACCATGGAAAGACGGCCTTCTTCCACACCCTCTCTGCCAG ATACAGCGACTCCCAGTGGGCTAAAAAGGACCTCCCCATCTGCTTCATTCACCTTGTTGATGCTTTCGAGGATCATGCGCACCGAGGTGTCCTCCCTCACTTCTTCGTCCCTCAATGCAACCTTTTCTCCCCGGATGCGTTCCCCCGCAAGGCGCTGACATTCCTTGTTGATGTcctgaaagagcagaagaaagaaggtctgcctctgctgaaacctccagctccagctccagctccacctctaAAACCAGAGACTGTTTCAGCGGAGACGTTTGCTGAGCTGGCCGCTGAAAATTCCTTCTCGCCCAGTTGGTTTCCTTCAGTGGATTCTTCATTCATCACAAAAATAATCCCAGTGCTAATGTTGGTTTTCTtagctgttttatttcatgtagCACTGAAGGGAAATCAGGATAGACACTGA